From a single Nostoc sp. MS1 genomic region:
- a CDS encoding DM13 domain-containing protein, whose amino-acid sequence MKYKSLIIIGCIAILNVGCTNQNQTVTQTPTATTVASANIKAGAFQSAAHPTQGQVTLVKEAGKNYLEFNQDFKTDLGPDLQVILTRSEKPASGVKDGDYIRIARLQKTSGTQRYALPDSVNLQEFKSVAVWCRLFNATFGYAVL is encoded by the coding sequence ATGAAGTATAAATCTTTAATTATTATTGGGTGCATTGCTATTTTAAATGTTGGTTGTACAAATCAAAATCAGACTGTTACTCAAACACCAACCGCAACAACTGTAGCTAGTGCTAATATTAAAGCAGGTGCATTCCAATCTGCCGCACATCCCACACAAGGACAAGTTACTTTGGTAAAGGAAGCAGGAAAAAACTACCTGGAGTTTAATCAAGATTTTAAAACTGATTTAGGCCCAGATTTGCAAGTAATTTTGACCCGTTCTGAAAAACCAGCATCGGGAGTCAAAGACGGCGATTATATTAGAATTGCCCGTTTACAGAAAACATCTGGTACTCAACGTTATGCTTTACCTGATAGTGTTAACTTGCAAGAATTTAAGTCTGTAGCTGTATGGTGTCGTCTATTTAATGCTACTTTCGGCTATGCCGTTTTGTAA
- a CDS encoding ribulose bisphosphate carboxylase small subunit gives MGYYIAPRFLDKLAVHITKNFLNIPGVRVPLILGIHGRKGEGKTFQCELAFEKMGIEVTLISGGELESPDAGDPARLIRLRYRETAELIKVRGKMCVLMINDLDAGAGRFDEGTQYTVNTQLVNATLMNIADNPTDVQLPGSYDSNPIRRVPIIVTGNDFSTLYAPLIRDGRMEKFYWEPNRDDKVGIVGGIFADDGLSSREIEQLVDTFPNQSIDFFSALRSRIYDEQIRDFIHKVGFERISLRIVNSVEGPPEFKKPDFSLAHLIESGKVVLAEQQRVENSQLVDEYNRLNRGRSNQPAPPAPQIPVKPSTNGNHKHDGSNTHLTLETQEQIRQILAQGHKITFEHVDERRFRTGSWQSCGTLHIDAESDAISTLEACLVDYSGEYVRLVGIDPKAKRRVVETIIQRPDGRN, from the coding sequence ATGGGTTATTATATTGCGCCTCGCTTTTTGGATAAACTGGCTGTTCACATCACCAAAAACTTTTTAAATATTCCTGGTGTGCGAGTTCCTCTAATTTTAGGGATTCATGGACGTAAAGGTGAGGGAAAAACCTTTCAATGTGAGTTAGCTTTTGAAAAGATGGGTATTGAAGTTACACTCATCTCTGGTGGGGAATTGGAAAGTCCCGATGCAGGAGATCCAGCACGGTTGATTCGGCTGCGTTATCGGGAAACAGCAGAACTGATCAAAGTGCGCGGCAAAATGTGTGTGCTGATGATCAACGATTTAGATGCAGGTGCAGGCCGCTTTGATGAAGGCACTCAATATACTGTAAATACTCAGTTGGTGAATGCCACGCTGATGAATATTGCTGATAATCCTACTGATGTGCAATTACCGGGTAGTTATGATTCTAACCCGATCCGGCGTGTGCCAATTATTGTTACAGGTAATGATTTTTCCACTCTCTACGCACCGTTAATTCGGGATGGACGGATGGAGAAATTTTATTGGGAACCCAACCGCGATGATAAGGTGGGAATTGTTGGGGGAATCTTCGCTGACGATGGACTTTCATCACGGGAAATTGAGCAGTTAGTTGATACTTTCCCCAATCAATCAATTGACTTTTTTAGCGCGTTGCGATCGCGCATTTACGACGAACAAATCCGCGACTTTATCCATAAAGTCGGGTTTGAGAGGATATCTTTGCGTATAGTAAACAGTGTAGAAGGGCCACCAGAGTTTAAAAAGCCAGATTTCAGCCTTGCTCATTTAATCGAGTCTGGTAAAGTTGTCTTAGCTGAACAACAACGAGTGGAAAACTCTCAATTGGTTGATGAATACAATCGTTTGAATAGAGGAAGAAGTAATCAACCTGCACCCCCTGCGCCTCAAATACCAGTTAAGCCATCAACTAATGGAAATCACAAGCATGATGGATCTAACACTCATTTAACTTTAGAAACCCAAGAACAGATTCGGCAAATCTTAGCTCAAGGTCACAAAATCACATTTGAACATGTAGATGAGCGACGCTTCCGCACTGGTTCATGGCAAAGTTGCGGTACTCTCCACATTGATGCTGAATCAGATGCTATCTCTACTCTAGAGGCTTGCTTAGTTGATTACAGTGGTGAATATGTGCGTTTAGTAGGAATTGACCCCAAAGCCAAGCGGCGCGTTGTAGAGACGATAATTCAACGACCGGACGGCAGAAATTAA
- the eis gene encoding enhanced intracellular survival protein Eis, whose amino-acid sequence MTPRFQYTKATQEDIQQLGYILEQCFIMSSGDSETYVKRIGLENFRVIYSEQKLAGGLAIIPMGQWWGGQSVTMAGIAAVGIAPEYRGEGTAIALMENTLHELSDREIPISVLYPATQRLYRKAGYEQAGSCCVWEIESESILIRQPSLALTPVISENYAIFHELYQQQAKFTHGYLDRHPAIWEGLIPASNSEIVYGYLIGDQDQPQGYIIFSQERIKDDSVLRIRDWSILSNAAVQTFWSFIANHRSQIDKVRWKSSVTDALTLMLPEQAATIRNQDRWMLRIVDVCKALEARGYPPGVEAELHLEIQDELLTANNGKFTLSVTNGKGKVTKGGKGELQLDIKGLAPLYTGLFTPRQLQLMGKLQATETALLTATQIFASESPWMMDFF is encoded by the coding sequence ATGACACCTCGATTTCAATACACCAAGGCTACTCAAGAGGATATTCAACAGCTAGGATATATCCTTGAGCAGTGTTTTATCATGTCCTCTGGGGACAGTGAAACTTATGTTAAACGTATTGGCTTAGAAAACTTTCGCGTTATTTATTCTGAACAAAAACTTGCAGGTGGACTTGCAATTATCCCGATGGGTCAGTGGTGGGGTGGTCAGTCTGTAACGATGGCGGGAATTGCGGCTGTGGGTATTGCTCCAGAATATCGCGGAGAAGGAACTGCGATCGCTCTCATGGAAAATACTCTCCATGAACTCTCCGACAGAGAAATTCCTATTTCAGTTCTCTACCCAGCTACGCAACGCCTCTACAGAAAAGCAGGCTATGAACAAGCTGGTAGTTGTTGCGTATGGGAAATTGAGAGCGAAAGTATTTTAATTCGACAACCATCTTTAGCATTAACACCTGTAATTTCTGAAAATTATGCTATCTTTCATGAGTTATATCAACAACAGGCAAAATTCACTCATGGATACTTAGATAGACATCCTGCTATTTGGGAAGGATTAATTCCTGCATCTAATTCAGAAATTGTTTATGGTTACTTAATTGGTGATCAAGACCAACCCCAAGGTTACATTATCTTTAGTCAGGAGCGAATTAAGGACGATTCAGTTCTTAGAATTAGAGATTGGTCTATCCTCTCCAATGCTGCTGTACAAACCTTTTGGTCGTTTATTGCTAATCATCGTTCCCAAATTGACAAAGTAAGGTGGAAAAGTTCTGTTACTGATGCTTTGACATTGATGCTACCAGAACAAGCTGCCACAATTAGAAATCAAGACCGTTGGATGTTACGAATTGTCGATGTGTGCAAAGCATTAGAGGCGCGGGGATATCCGCCAGGAGTAGAAGCCGAACTGCATCTAGAAATTCAAGATGAGTTGTTAACTGCCAACAACGGTAAATTTACCTTATCTGTTACCAATGGTAAAGGGAAAGTAACCAAAGGTGGCAAAGGAGAATTACAGCTAGATATCAAAGGATTAGCACCCTTGTACACTGGTTTATTTACACCCCGTCAGTTGCAGCTAATGGGAAAACTCCAAGCAACAGAAACAGCACTCTTAACAGCCACGCAAATTTTTGCTAGTGAATCCCCTTGGATGATGGATTTCTTTTAA
- a CDS encoding DUF6391 domain-containing protein, translating into MDTSASIQSSSFPFDFLNFDLTPAQPTQDADLLKQLSFVPGLREILMLRQVHALEHATVWVLSETRNTQTPISRPSAVQVDNEQLGGLSTDQGFYLYGEVNISNLRRAVTLALHRLTNGEWDLAVHPRCGTNLSVAMLLTAGLAVGIHLMLPFRPIEQLIGLGLAATTASELAPDLGLIAQRYITTAIPFNLAVENITLCRDAWGRQAHFVKVNWQDSY; encoded by the coding sequence ATGGATACTTCTGCTTCTATTCAAAGTAGTTCCTTTCCTTTCGACTTTCTCAATTTCGATTTGACACCAGCCCAACCAACACAGGATGCTGATTTACTCAAACAGCTTTCTTTTGTGCCAGGGTTGAGAGAAATTCTTATGTTGCGGCAAGTTCATGCCCTCGAACACGCCACAGTTTGGGTGTTGAGCGAAACAAGAAACACTCAAACGCCGATAAGTAGACCAAGCGCTGTTCAGGTGGATAACGAACAATTAGGCGGCTTGTCTACAGACCAAGGTTTCTACCTTTACGGCGAAGTGAATATTAGCAATTTGCGGCGTGCTGTCACCCTTGCTTTGCACCGCCTAACAAATGGGGAATGGGATTTAGCCGTCCATCCTCGTTGCGGTACGAATTTATCAGTGGCTATGCTCTTGACGGCTGGGTTAGCGGTGGGTATACATTTGATGCTACCATTCCGCCCCATTGAACAATTGATTGGCTTAGGTTTAGCTGCTACCACCGCCTCAGAACTTGCGCCAGATTTAGGTTTAATTGCACAGCGATACATCACCACTGCAATTCCCTTTAACTTGGCTGTAGAAAACATTACTCTTTGCCGCGATGCTTGGGGTCGCCAAGCGCATTTTGTTAAAGTAAATTGGCAGGATAGTTATTAG
- a CDS encoding RNA polymerase sigma factor, RpoD/SigA family gives MPTVNTHTEDTNTKFTADMVRTYLREIGRVPLLTREQEIVYGKQVQQMMTLIDAKEDLKAKLQREPSLPEWADHVQKSETEVKQTVHQGKRAKQKMIEANLRLVVAIAKKYQKRNMEFLDLIQEGTLGLERGVEKFDPMRGYKFSTYAYWWIRQAITRAIAQQGRTIRLPIHITEKLNKIKKVQRELAQTLGRSPSPAEIAKELELEPAQIREYLNMARQPVSLDVKVGDNQDTELQEMLEDEGPSPEYYTTQEFLRQDLNTLLAELTPQQREVLALRFGLLDGNEMSLAKVGERLNLSRERVRQLEHQALAHLRRRRANVKEYVAS, from the coding sequence ATGCCTACTGTTAACACCCACACAGAAGACACAAACACCAAATTCACGGCTGATATGGTGCGAACCTATCTGCGAGAAATTGGTCGTGTGCCCCTGCTCACCCGTGAGCAAGAGATTGTTTACGGGAAGCAGGTGCAGCAAATGATGACGCTCATCGATGCAAAAGAAGATTTAAAGGCGAAATTGCAGCGTGAGCCTAGTTTACCAGAGTGGGCTGACCATGTTCAAAAGTCTGAAACAGAAGTGAAACAGACTGTACATCAAGGTAAACGCGCCAAGCAAAAGATGATTGAAGCGAACTTGCGCTTGGTTGTGGCTATTGCTAAGAAGTACCAAAAGCGCAATATGGAGTTCCTTGATTTGATTCAAGAAGGAACTCTAGGGTTAGAAAGAGGCGTAGAGAAATTTGACCCAATGAGGGGTTACAAATTCTCAACCTACGCTTACTGGTGGATTCGCCAAGCGATTACCCGTGCGATCGCTCAACAAGGCCGGACTATCAGGCTCCCTATACATATTACCGAGAAACTGAACAAAATTAAAAAAGTTCAGCGCGAATTAGCTCAAACTTTAGGACGTTCTCCCTCACCAGCAGAAATTGCCAAAGAGCTAGAACTAGAGCCAGCACAAATTCGTGAGTATCTGAACATGGCGCGTCAACCAGTTTCCTTAGATGTGAAAGTTGGTGACAACCAAGATACAGAACTGCAAGAAATGCTGGAAGATGAAGGCCCATCACCAGAGTATTACACCACCCAAGAGTTCTTGCGCCAAGACTTGAACACCTTGCTTGCAGAACTCACACCCCAACAGCGAGAAGTCTTAGCATTGCGCTTTGGCTTACTAGATGGTAATGAAATGTCCTTGGCGAAAGTCGGCGAAAGATTGAATCTCAGCCGTGAACGTGTCCGCCAATTAGAACATCAAGCACTTGCTCATCTGCGTCGCCGTCGAGCCAATGTTAAAGAATACGTTGCTAGTTAA
- a CDS encoding glycosyltransferase — translation MRKLYFLLPGTDGKFACGGLWAELKTFKLAQQVCQADVVTYRQRETGKLFLDDLLKEQNLDDVIFVVSWGFDIAKLAAKLKPYNVVYHAHSAGYKFNLPASIPIITVSRNTLGYWGQKSPNSLIFYLPNEISYEFKNLHIERDIDVLVQARKSSEYLLKQLIPALQEKCKVQLVTSYVEDLPGLFNRAKVYLYDSAEYWAQQNVSEGFGLQPMEALACGCQVFSSVNGGLSDYLDPGFNCYKIAAYSQQYDVQRILKVIDASISPTLSEDFFAEYRVENIIKRLQVIVEELNDFFDHKKQQVSNIPSLTRGRLVKLFARRIYNKFQKKYFRDL, via the coding sequence ATGCGAAAACTTTACTTCTTACTCCCCGGAACTGATGGCAAATTTGCTTGTGGTGGTCTTTGGGCAGAGTTGAAAACATTTAAGTTAGCTCAACAGGTTTGTCAGGCTGATGTAGTTACTTATCGTCAAAGAGAGACAGGTAAGTTATTTCTAGATGACTTATTGAAAGAGCAAAATTTAGATGATGTAATTTTTGTTGTCAGTTGGGGATTTGATATAGCTAAATTAGCTGCCAAACTTAAGCCATATAATGTGGTTTATCATGCCCACAGTGCAGGTTATAAATTTAATTTACCTGCAAGTATTCCTATAATTACTGTCAGTCGTAATACTCTGGGATACTGGGGACAGAAATCACCTAACTCTCTAATTTTTTACTTACCTAACGAAATTAGTTATGAATTTAAAAATTTACATATAGAACGAGATATAGATGTTTTAGTTCAAGCGAGGAAATCTTCAGAATATTTATTAAAGCAACTAATTCCTGCTTTACAGGAAAAGTGTAAGGTTCAGTTAGTCACTTCTTATGTGGAAGATTTACCTGGATTATTTAATCGTGCTAAGGTTTATCTATATGACTCTGCCGAATATTGGGCGCAACAAAATGTAAGTGAAGGCTTTGGTTTACAGCCAATGGAAGCGCTGGCTTGTGGCTGTCAAGTTTTCTCTAGTGTTAATGGTGGGCTATCAGATTATTTAGATCCTGGTTTTAATTGTTATAAAATTGCTGCTTATTCTCAACAATATGATGTACAGCGTATTTTGAAAGTGATAGATGCTTCTATATCACCAACTTTATCAGAAGATTTCTTTGCTGAGTATAGAGTTGAAAATATTATTAAACGATTACAAGTAATTGTAGAGGAATTAAACGATTTTTTTGACCATAAAAAGCAGCAAGTAAGCAATATTCCGAGTTTGACAAGAGGGCGTTTAGTAAAACTATTTGCTCGGAGAATATATAATAAGTTTCAGAAGAAATACTTTCGTGATTTGTAG
- a CDS encoding helix-turn-helix domain-containing protein: MAGGESQTPVTLSDRELQIIDLVAAGLTNQEIAAKLEISKRTVDNHISNILDKTRTENRVALVRWALQWGKVCLNDVNCCTLPNQND, encoded by the coding sequence ATGGCTGGTGGCGAGTCTCAGACCCCTGTTACTCTGTCAGACAGAGAACTGCAAATTATCGACTTAGTGGCCGCTGGCTTAACTAACCAAGAGATTGCAGCAAAATTGGAAATTAGCAAACGTACAGTTGATAACCACATCAGCAACATTCTCGACAAGACGCGAACGGAAAACCGAGTAGCACTTGTGAGATGGGCTTTACAGTGGGGTAAAGTCTGCTTGAATGACGTTAACTGTTGTACTCTACCGAACCAGAACGACTAA